The genomic stretch AAGGACAAGACGATAAGGATTGGTAGCGGATCCATCGTTGACGATACTTGCTGTTACACCTGCATTACTATTGTTTATTGCGTCTTTCAATTGTAGAAGTGTTGTTGTGCTTGTTACCGCAATGTCGGTTACATCACCGGAGCCTACCCGGAAGCTGAAATTGCCTGATGAAGAACTAATGCTTGTGGCATTTATATCATTGACACCTTGAGATGCAATTTTATGGGAAGAAGCAGTTTGTAAAACTTCGACTGAATAATTTCCTGTCACTGCCGAACTCGAAGCAGAAGCAGTGAGAACATCTGTATCACTTACCGATACGGATTTGAGATTGAACTGGGAACTTGTGTTTAATGTTTGGCATTTTGTGAGAAGAGACGCAAGACTGCTGTTTATATTATTGAGAGAATCTATCTTCTCCTGATATGTATTCTTCCTCTCTTCATAGAGTTGTAGCGGTTGTTGTTCAATTTCCACGAGCTGATCAATGATGTTATTAAAATCAATTCCTGATGCTAAACCGCCAACTGATATTCCTGCCATTTATCTCTTCCCTTTTTGTTTTTTGCCAATTTTGGAGAGCCCCGCATTGGGGCTCCCCTCCATTAGCTTATTTGCAGTCTTATTTGGTGTTAATTGCTGCTTTATCCCAAGAGACTCAACGCTGCCTGAGGAGCAACATTTGCCTGCGCCAAGATTGATGTGCCTGCCTGTACAAGTATTTGCTGTTTTACATAGTTTGCCGTTTCTGAGGCGAAATCTACATCTCTAATACGAGACTGCGCAGCAGATGCGTTTTCAGCACTAACCATCAAGTTGTTTATTGTCGATTCAAGTCTGTTCTGCAATGCACCCAGTGTGCCTCTATTGGTCGTAATTGTGTCTATGGCGCTGTCTATTACATCGAGTGCAGATTGAGCCATATCAATGGAGCTTATCGTTGTGATTCCGTTTGAACCGGAATTTGCGCCAAGTTTTAATGCAGAGGCATCGAGGTCATTCATTGTAAGGGTCAGTCTGTCATTGGCTGAATTGTCAATGCCAATCTGGAATTTTACCGCATTCGCAGAGGCTGAAATGCTTCCATCGATCAGATTGGTTCCGTTGAACTCTGTGACATTGGATATTCTCGTAATTTCGCTTGCAAGTGCTTGGAATTCTTTGTCCAGATTGTTTCTGTCTGTCTGGCTCAAAGTTCCATTTGCTGCCTGCGTGGCAAGCTCTTTCATACGAACGAGAATGTTGTTTACTTCGCTGAGAGCTCCTTCAGCTGTCTGAACAAGACTTAC from Candidatus Schekmanbacteria bacterium encodes the following:
- a CDS encoding flagellin FliC — encoded protein: MALRVNTNIASINAQRNLSVSTSALNKSLEKISSGLRINRAADDPAGLAVSEKLRAQIRGYNQAVRNANDAVSLVQTAEGALSEVNNILVRMKELATQAANGTLSQTDRNNLDKEFQALASEITRISNVTEFNGTNLIDGSISASANAVKFQIGIDNSANDRLTLTMNDLDASALKLGANSGSNGITTISSIDMAQSALDVIDSAIDTITTNRGTLGALQNRLESTINNLMVSAENASAAQSRIRDVDFASETANYVKQQILVQAGTSILAQANVAPQAALSLLG